GCTTGGCCTCGATGTGCGCCTTGGCGGTGGCCTCCAGGGCGTCCCGTAGCTTCTTGCTGCCGCCCTCGTTGGGCTCGGCGTACGCCGGCACGGCACCGACACCGAGCAGCAGCGCCACGGCGGCGAGCAGGACGATCAGCGGCCGGTGAGCCCGCCGCCCGATGGACATGGACCTGCGCACGAAAGCATCCTTTCGTCGGCCGCCGACCCCCCGGTGAGTCACTGCGCGGCGGCGACCTCCGCCGGCGCCGGTCGGCGGCCTGCTGGCGGAAGGCCGCCGGTCAGCGTACCGGAACCGGCACCCAGCACCAGGCCCCCGACCTCCGCACCCCATCGATTGTCGACACACCGCCACCCCCCTCTCACCCTCCGCATCGCGGGCGCGGGCAGCCGCCATGTCAGCCCGGGAGGAGGGCGGTGTGCACCTCGGTCCAGACCTCGTCGTTGACGGCGACCAGCAGACCGTCCTCGGTGCCGGCCGGGTGGTAGTCCGTGCCGTCGAGCCGGCGGGCCACCCCGCCCGCGGCCCGCACCAGCAGGGTGCCCGGGCCGTGGTCCCACGGCAGGGTGCGCCAGAAGAGCACGAACTGCTGCCGACCGGTGAGCACGTCGAGATACTCGCGCCCGGCGCAGTGCTGGCCCGGCAGCAGCTCGCCGATCCGCGCGCCGCCCGCCTCCACCGCGCGCCGCGAGGGCCCCGGCAGGAACCTGGTCATCGCCGTCCCCCGCAGCTCGCCCACCGGCGGCACCACGCCGGGCAGGCGCAACGGATGCCCGTCGAGATACGCGCCCTCGCCACTGCGGGCGGTGGCCAGCACGTCGGCCAGCGGGTCGAACACCCAGGCGGCCACCGGCTCACCGTCGGTGAGCAGGGAGACCATCAACGCGAACGGGCGGCGGCCCGCCGCGAAGTTGGCGGTGCCGTCGACCGGATCGACCAGCCACACGTCACCGGAGGAGCGCAGCTGGTCCAGCAGGTCGGGATCGTCCGCCACCGCCTCCTCGCCGACCACGACCGAACCGGGCCGCAGCCGGAGCAGGCCGGCGGTGATCATCTCCTCGGCCCGGCGGTCGGCGATGGTGACCACCTCACCGGGAGCCTTCTCGGTCACGTCGGCGTCGCCGAGGTGCCGGAACAATGGCAGTACGACGCGCTCGGCGGTCTCCCGCAACAGCCCGGCGACGTCGTCCAGCATGGTGTCAGCCACGTGGCGGCAGCTTCACCACGCTGACGAAGAACTCGTCGATCTGCCGGACCACCGCGATGAACTGCTCGAAGTCGACCGGCTTGGTCACGTACGCGTTGGCGTGCAGCTGGTAGCTGCGCAGGATGTCCTCGTCGGCCTGGGACGTGGTCAGCACCACCACCGGGATCCGGCAGAGCTGCTCGTCCTTCTTGATCTCCGCCAGCACCTCCCGGCCGTCCCGCCGGGGCAGGTTCAGGTCGAGCAGGATCAGATCCGGCAGCACCGCGTCCGCGTACTGGCCCTCGCCCCGCAGGTACGCCAACGCCTCGGTGCCGTCGGAGACGACGTTGAGGCGGTTGCGCACCTTGTGCTCGTCGAACGCCTCCTGGGTCATCAGGACGTCACCCGGGTCGTCCTCGATCAGGAGCACCTCGATCGGGCTGTTGCCGTCCGCCGGCGCGGTCATCCCACCGCCTCCTTCATGCCGCCTGTTCCACCGCTGCCCCGTGCCGGATCAGCGACGGCCGAGGAGCGCTCCGATTCGCCGTCGACCCCCGCGCCGACCGTACCGCCACCGACCTGGGCCTCGTCAGCGGCCCGGCCCTCGTGACCGGCCCGGCCCGACGCCACGTCCGTCCCCGCCTCTGGGTCGGACCCGGCCGGCCCGTCGGCGTCGGCGGGCGGCCCGTCCGCTCCGGTGCCACTCCTCGCGGCCTCGACGTCGGCGGGCAGCGCGGGCAGCGTGAACCGGATCGCCGTCCCCTCGGGCACATCCGTGTCCACCCAGACCCGACCGCCGTGGTATTCCACGATCTTCTTGACGATCGCCAGCCCGATCCCGGTCCCCGGGTACGCGTCCTTGGCGTGCAACCGCTGGAAGATCACAAAAATCTTGTCGGCGAACTCCGGCTCGATCCCGATGCCGTTGTCCTGACACGTGATCTCCCAGTCCTCGCCGACCAGCCGGGCCGAGACATGCACCTTCGGCGCGACGTCGGGGCGGCGGAACTTGACCGAGTTGCTGACCAGGTTGACCAGCAGGTTCGTCAGCAGTGGCTCCTCGCCACGGATCACCGGCAGCTCACCCCAGGTCAGCTCGGCGTCGGCGTACTGACGGGCCGGCTCGGTCTGCGCCGCGACCTCCGCCATCAACTCGTTGAGATCCACGTCGGCGAACCCGACGGTGAGCCGGCCGATCCGGGAGAACGCCAGCAGGTCGTTGATCAGCCGCTGCATC
This is a stretch of genomic DNA from Micromonospora sp. WMMD1082. It encodes these proteins:
- a CDS encoding inositol monophosphatase family protein; its protein translation is MADTMLDDVAGLLRETAERVVLPLFRHLGDADVTEKAPGEVVTIADRRAEEMITAGLLRLRPGSVVVGEEAVADDPDLLDQLRSSGDVWLVDPVDGTANFAAGRRPFALMVSLLTDGEPVAAWVFDPLADVLATARSGEGAYLDGHPLRLPGVVPPVGELRGTAMTRFLPGPSRRAVEAGGARIGELLPGQHCAGREYLDVLTGRQQFVLFWRTLPWDHGPGTLLVRAAGGVARRLDGTDYHPAGTEDGLLVAVNDEVWTEVHTALLPG
- a CDS encoding response regulator, which produces MTAPADGNSPIEVLLIEDDPGDVLMTQEAFDEHKVRNRLNVVSDGTEALAYLRGEGQYADAVLPDLILLDLNLPRRDGREVLAEIKKDEQLCRIPVVVLTTSQADEDILRSYQLHANAYVTKPVDFEQFIAVVRQIDEFFVSVVKLPPRG